In the genome of Ktedonobacteraceae bacterium, one region contains:
- a CDS encoding 4Fe-4S dicluster domain-containing protein, with the protein MAIESSEAKQTRGMPLQMRLSSLVGNKEAPLPPQPAMGFFTDTSLCIGCKACEVACKQWNQLPAEAPDWRGTSYDNTGQLSARTWRHVQFIEHVGAGFQNGHNVEDLRDRIEEARSEGIIPFVPPGTALPFFNSERWLMHSDVCKHCANAPCQEACPTGAIIRTEFDTVYVQQDICNGCGYCVVACPFGVIARDEEGDRMAHKCTLCYDRLKDDMKPACAKACPTGSIQFGEVDQLKARARERLGDLHRRGVAEARLYGVDDDILEGGLHAFFLLLDAPEVYNLPENPARPSNNVAPASFWTIVAAMVLGLLGILFFKE; encoded by the coding sequence ATGGCTATCGAATCTTCTGAAGCGAAGCAAACACGAGGAATGCCATTACAGATGAGGCTATCTTCCCTGGTGGGCAATAAAGAAGCTCCATTACCGCCCCAGCCTGCTATGGGCTTCTTTACCGATACCAGCCTGTGCATTGGCTGTAAGGCCTGCGAGGTGGCCTGCAAGCAGTGGAACCAGTTACCGGCGGAGGCGCCCGACTGGAGAGGTACGAGCTACGATAATACCGGCCAGTTGAGCGCGCGTACCTGGCGACACGTGCAGTTCATTGAACACGTTGGCGCTGGATTCCAGAATGGACACAATGTGGAAGACCTGCGTGACCGCATTGAGGAGGCGCGCAGCGAGGGAATTATCCCATTTGTGCCACCAGGAACGGCGCTTCCTTTTTTCAATTCCGAGCGCTGGTTGATGCATAGCGACGTGTGCAAGCACTGTGCGAATGCGCCCTGCCAGGAAGCATGCCCTACAGGAGCGATTATTCGTACGGAGTTCGACACAGTTTATGTCCAGCAAGACATTTGTAATGGCTGTGGTTATTGCGTGGTTGCCTGTCCGTTCGGCGTTATTGCGCGTGACGAGGAGGGTGATCGCATGGCCCATAAATGCACGCTTTGTTATGATCGCCTGAAAGATGATATGAAACCGGCCTGCGCCAAGGCCTGTCCGACCGGCTCGATTCAATTTGGCGAGGTCGATCAACTGAAGGCGCGGGCGCGCGAACGGCTGGGAGATTTACACAGGCGCGGCGTTGCTGAGGCGCGCCTGTATGGTGTCGATGATGATATTCTTGAGGGTGGGCTGCACGCGTTCTTTTTGCTGCTGGATGCGCCGGAGGTGTACAATCTGCCGGAGAACCCGGCCCGGCCATCAAATAATGTCGCACCGGCCTCATTCTGGACGATTGTGGCGGCAATGGTATTAGGGCTGCTCGGTATTTTATTCTTTAAGGAGTAA
- the fdnG gene encoding formate dehydrogenase-N subunit alpha, with protein MQIGSRTQPFSSESRTKAPRIQDAKVVKSVCPYCAVGCSLNVYVKDGEVIDIEGNPDSPINHGTLCPKGSATFQYTVNPSRLKQVLYRAPYSDHWEVKSLDWAMEQIAQRIKKTRDETFVERLPDGREVNHTLGIASLGGATLDVEENYLMKKLFSGGLGIVSIENQARIUHSSTVPGLGTSLGRGGATTFPQDLVNSDAILIMGSNMAEAHPVAFANVVKAKERGAKVIHVDPHYSRTSALANLYVATRAGSDIVFLGAIIRHLLENGGYFHEYVVNYTNAATLIREDYRDTEDLDGLFSGYDPETGTYADQSSWDYQYDEHGRPLTDPTLQHPRCVFQIMRRHFARYTPEMVEEVCGVPREEWLKVAQTLIENSGRERTSAICYAVGWTQQSKGVQIIRAAAMLQLLLGNIGRPGGGIMALRGHASIQGSTDVPTLYDLLAGYMPQPAAFVQPQPRAEHSPDATTWGEKRDTPSNVQSQQTLQEYIDSTGQKLGWWSNTPAYIRSLLQAWYGDAANEEDGNCVYRWLPKITGDHSHLPTSYAMLDGKVKGYLLFGQNPAAGSTNARMQRKALEQLDWMVVRDLYEVESAAFWYKQPGFGPETEPVDSSKIKTEVFLLPAAASTEKEGSFTNTQRLLQWRDKAVDPPLDARSDLWFVYHLGKRLKELYAESKEPGDRALQALTWDYERTEPEPGSRITDEPDVLLVLKEINGYYVLPPESKDDSNGRRYTLRDAPHVPNFTVLKSDGSTACGSWIYSGVYPEPGNNRAASRNPEGYTFLQWGFAWPANRRILYNRASADPQGRPWSERKKYVWWDEEQQKWTGVDVPDFPVNKPPSYTPPPDGVGIDAHSGSDPFIMKPDGKGWLFAPKGLKDGPLPAHYEAVEAPVTNALYSQQSNPAAKYFQDRPDNPLAPVGDERYPIVITTYRLTEHHVSGPMTRWMPWLNALQPSLFAELSPELAAERKIRHGEWIIISTPRGEIEARAMVTRRMRPLRIKGRVVHQIGLPFHWGFQGKVTGSITNDLAHMVLEPNVSIEEAKAFMCNVRSGRLA; from the coding sequence ATGCAGATCGGCTCCAGAACACAACCTTTCAGCAGCGAGAGCCGGACAAAAGCTCCTCGCATACAAGATGCGAAGGTGGTGAAGAGCGTGTGCCCATACTGTGCGGTAGGCTGCAGCTTGAATGTGTACGTGAAGGATGGTGAGGTGATTGATATTGAAGGCAATCCCGATAGTCCGATTAATCATGGGACGCTCTGCCCGAAAGGATCGGCGACCTTCCAGTACACAGTCAATCCGAGTCGTTTGAAACAGGTGCTTTATCGCGCGCCGTACAGCGATCACTGGGAGGTAAAGTCGCTGGATTGGGCGATGGAGCAGATTGCGCAGCGCATCAAAAAGACGCGCGATGAGACGTTTGTGGAGCGCCTGCCCGATGGTCGCGAGGTGAATCATACGCTGGGCATCGCATCGCTCGGCGGGGCCACGCTGGATGTTGAAGAGAATTATTTAATGAAGAAGCTCTTCAGCGGCGGATTGGGGATTGTCTCGATTGAGAACCAGGCCCGTATATGACACAGTTCGACGGTACCCGGTCTGGGTACATCGCTTGGACGTGGCGGTGCTACGACCTTTCCACAGGACCTGGTGAATAGCGATGCTATTCTGATTATGGGCAGCAACATGGCGGAGGCGCATCCTGTAGCTTTCGCAAATGTCGTGAAAGCGAAGGAACGCGGGGCGAAGGTGATACACGTGGACCCGCATTACTCGCGTACATCGGCGCTGGCCAATCTGTATGTCGCGACGCGCGCAGGCAGCGATATCGTATTCCTCGGTGCGATTATTCGTCACCTGCTTGAAAACGGTGGCTATTTTCATGAGTATGTGGTGAATTATACGAACGCGGCGACGCTGATTCGTGAGGATTACCGCGATACAGAGGACCTGGATGGCCTCTTCTCCGGTTATGACCCCGAGACGGGCACTTATGCCGACCAGAGCAGCTGGGACTATCAGTACGATGAGCATGGGAGGCCTTTAACCGACCCTACATTGCAGCACCCAAGATGCGTTTTCCAGATTATGCGGCGCCACTTTGCTCGCTACACGCCGGAGATGGTGGAGGAGGTGTGTGGAGTACCACGCGAGGAATGGTTGAAGGTTGCGCAGACGCTGATCGAGAACTCGGGGCGCGAACGCACTTCGGCCATCTGCTACGCGGTTGGCTGGACGCAGCAATCGAAAGGTGTACAGATCATTCGCGCGGCGGCAATGCTGCAACTGCTGCTGGGCAATATTGGTCGCCCTGGTGGTGGTATCATGGCCTTGCGCGGGCATGCCTCGATCCAGGGTTCGACGGATGTGCCGACTTTGTACGATCTACTGGCCGGTTACATGCCACAGCCAGCAGCATTCGTGCAGCCGCAGCCACGCGCTGAACATTCTCCTGATGCAACCACATGGGGCGAGAAGAGGGATACACCCTCAAATGTACAGTCGCAGCAGACCTTGCAGGAATATATCGACAGCACAGGGCAGAAGCTGGGCTGGTGGTCAAACACTCCGGCTTATATTCGCAGCCTGTTACAGGCATGGTATGGAGATGCTGCCAACGAGGAAGACGGCAATTGCGTGTATCGCTGGCTGCCCAAGATTACCGGCGACCATTCACACCTGCCCACGAGCTATGCGATGCTGGATGGCAAGGTCAAGGGCTATTTGTTGTTCGGGCAGAACCCCGCGGCGGGCAGCACGAACGCGCGCATGCAGCGCAAGGCGCTTGAACAACTGGACTGGATGGTGGTGCGCGACCTGTATGAAGTCGAATCGGCGGCATTCTGGTACAAGCAACCTGGATTTGGGCCGGAGACGGAACCGGTGGATTCGAGCAAGATTAAGACGGAGGTGTTTCTACTGCCTGCCGCCGCTTCGACGGAAAAAGAGGGTAGCTTCACCAACACGCAGCGCCTGCTGCAATGGCGCGATAAGGCCGTTGATCCGCCGCTGGATGCCCGCTCTGATCTATGGTTTGTCTACCACCTGGGCAAGCGTTTGAAAGAGCTGTATGCCGAGAGCAAGGAGCCTGGAGATCGAGCGCTGCAGGCATTGACATGGGACTATGAACGAACGGAGCCTGAACCGGGATCGCGCATTACCGATGAGCCGGATGTGCTGTTAGTACTGAAAGAGATTAACGGCTATTACGTGCTGCCGCCAGAAAGCAAGGATGATAGTAACGGGCGAAGATACACGCTGCGCGATGCCCCACACGTGCCGAATTTTACGGTGCTAAAAAGTGATGGTAGTACGGCCTGTGGCTCGTGGATCTATAGCGGTGTGTACCCGGAACCCGGCAATAACCGGGCGGCTTCGCGCAACCCGGAGGGATATACGTTCCTGCAATGGGGATTTGCATGGCCCGCCAACCGGCGTATCCTCTATAATCGCGCCTCTGCTGACCCGCAGGGACGGCCGTGGTCGGAACGCAAGAAGTATGTCTGGTGGGACGAGGAGCAACAGAAATGGACCGGGGTGGATGTTCCTGATTTCCCCGTGAACAAACCACCGAGCTATACACCCCCTCCAGATGGAGTCGGGATAGATGCACATTCGGGCAGCGATCCGTTCATTATGAAGCCGGATGGTAAGGGCTGGCTATTTGCGCCAAAGGGACTCAAGGATGGACCTTTACCTGCCCACTATGAAGCGGTAGAGGCTCCGGTAACAAATGCGTTATATAGCCAGCAGAGCAATCCCGCGGCAAAGTACTTCCAGGACCGGCCTGATAATCCCCTCGCTCCGGTAGGAGATGAACGCTATCCGATTGTAATTACCACTTACCGGCTGACGGAACATCATGTGAGCGGTCCGATGACGCGCTGGATGCCCTGGCTCAACGCGCTGCAGCCATCTCTTTTCGCGGAGCTAAGCCCGGAACTGGCCGCCGAACGGAAGATTCGCCATGGAGAGTGGATCATCATCAGCACGCCGCGTGGCGAGATCGAGGCACGAGCGATGGTGACACGGCGCATGCGGCCATTGCGCATTAAGGGACGCGTGGTACATCAAATCGGTTTGCCGTTTCACTGGGGCTTCCAGGGCAAGGTGACGGGCAGCATTACGAATGACCTGGCTCATATGGTATTGGAGCCAAATGTGAGTATCGAAGAGGCAAAGGCGTTCATGTGCAATGTGCGCTCAGGCCGGCTGGCATGA
- the ftsH gene encoding ATP-dependent zinc metalloprotease FtsH, with amino-acid sequence MQPLKQDNREQKVPDPGRPTPKTAKKRPGWLRFGLPAMLLFVGMMIVTAIAIRVVVGNGGQANTLDEPISYVLNLADQHALQSVTISGDDIYATAKNGQQYHAVKEDGQSVTETFRHDGATVTVDNGQPNAWVQGVIDVVFVALIAGVLLFFLRRGGLGGQLGTFARSKARRFNETHPTVLFKDVAGVDEAKTELQEIVEFLKYPERFTAMGARIPKGVLLVGAPGTGKTLISRAVAGEANVAFYSISGSEFVEMFVGVGASRVRDLFKEAKEHTPCIVFIDEIDAVGRQRNNTGTGGNDEREQTLNQLLVEMDGFDKQTNIVVIAATNRPDVLDPALLRPGRFDRQVMLDKPDIRGRLAILEVHAQGKPFAEDVTLTGLARQTVGFSGADLANLLNEAALLAARRGQGVICKPELDEAILRVMAGPERKSRVITEAEKAIIAYHEVGHAIVMRSIPGADPVQKVTAIARGMALGITVQAPSEDRYLMRRSELLAKMAGAMGGRAAEEIIFGDITTGASQDIEYVTNIARRMVCEFGMSPLGNVAIKKDADGSAMISAETAMKIDKEISFLVDQAYETALNILREKKDKLIEIAEHLIEVETIDGSELDAMLFAA; translated from the coding sequence ATGCAACCACTGAAACAAGATAACCGGGAACAGAAAGTTCCTGATCCGGGCCGGCCCACACCAAAAACAGCTAAGAAAAGACCCGGCTGGCTTCGTTTTGGCCTTCCTGCAATGCTCCTATTTGTAGGAATGATGATAGTTACGGCCATAGCGATTCGTGTCGTAGTCGGCAATGGCGGCCAGGCGAATACATTGGATGAACCAATTAGCTACGTGTTGAACCTCGCCGATCAGCATGCACTCCAATCCGTCACTATTAGTGGCGATGATATTTACGCTACCGCTAAAAATGGCCAGCAGTATCATGCCGTAAAAGAAGACGGGCAATCTGTTACGGAAACTTTCCGTCATGATGGAGCCACGGTTACCGTAGACAATGGGCAGCCCAATGCCTGGGTTCAGGGCGTCATAGATGTTGTCTTCGTTGCACTTATTGCCGGCGTGCTGCTCTTCTTCTTGCGTCGTGGTGGATTGGGTGGCCAGCTCGGCACTTTTGCCCGCTCGAAAGCCAGGCGCTTCAATGAAACGCATCCTACCGTTCTCTTTAAGGATGTTGCCGGCGTCGATGAAGCCAAGACCGAGCTGCAGGAGATCGTTGAGTTCCTCAAATATCCCGAACGCTTTACTGCCATGGGAGCTCGTATCCCCAAAGGCGTCTTGCTCGTCGGAGCGCCCGGCACCGGCAAAACCCTCATCTCCCGTGCCGTCGCGGGCGAGGCCAATGTCGCTTTCTATAGCATCAGCGGCTCCGAATTTGTCGAAATGTTCGTCGGCGTTGGCGCATCGCGTGTTCGTGACCTCTTCAAAGAGGCCAAAGAACATACGCCCTGCATCGTCTTCATCGACGAAATCGACGCCGTAGGTCGCCAGCGTAACAACACCGGCACCGGTGGCAACGACGAGCGCGAGCAAACCCTCAACCAGCTCCTTGTTGAAATGGACGGCTTCGATAAACAAACCAACATCGTCGTCATTGCTGCTACCAACCGTCCCGATGTACTCGACCCCGCTCTCCTGCGCCCCGGGCGCTTTGATCGCCAGGTCATGCTTGATAAACCCGATATTCGCGGGCGTCTCGCCATTCTCGAAGTCCATGCCCAGGGCAAACCTTTTGCCGAAGACGTTACCCTCACCGGCCTCGCGCGTCAGACTGTCGGCTTCTCCGGCGCCGACCTCGCCAACCTGCTCAACGAGGCCGCCTTACTCGCCGCCAGGCGCGGCCAGGGCGTTATCTGCAAGCCGGAACTCGATGAGGCTATCCTGCGCGTCATGGCCGGACCCGAACGCAAGAGCCGCGTGATTACCGAGGCTGAGAAAGCCATCATCGCCTATCACGAAGTTGGCCATGCTATCGTCATGCGCTCCATTCCAGGCGCCGACCCCGTCCAGAAGGTGACCGCTATCGCGCGTGGTATGGCCCTCGGCATCACCGTCCAGGCCCCCAGCGAAGACCGTTATCTCATGCGTCGTTCCGAACTGCTCGCCAAAATGGCCGGTGCCATGGGTGGGCGTGCCGCCGAAGAAATCATCTTTGGCGATATCACCACCGGCGCCAGCCAGGATATCGAATACGTCACCAACATTGCGCGCCGCATGGTCTGCGAATTTGGCATGAGTCCATTGGGCAACGTCGCCATCAAAAAAGATGCCGATGGCTCCGCTATGATTAGCGCCGAGACCGCCATGAAGATCGATAAAGAAATCTCTTTCCTCGTCGATCAGGCCTATGAAACGGCCCTCAACATCCTGCGCGAGAAAAAAGACAAATTGATCGAGATCGCTGAACATCTCATCGAGGTCGAAACTATCGACGGTTCAGAGCTCGATGCCATGCTCTTCGCCGCGTAA
- the thpR gene encoding RNA 2',3'-cyclic phosphodiesterase, translating to MTRTFIALELDESLRHFLGQVIDRLARQLPAVRWVDPAGIHLTLAFLGELSDEQLAAAEQAAAVAARQSIPFELRLKDLGTFGLPRHPRVIWMGIEESSGNLVRLHSTLNRELLQRGFEVDTRPFSPHLTLARVKQPLNPTELQTLQRLLAGKESASSSSRQYIQHLSVMKSELSRSGAKYTCLQASVLGNQSDRSGESN from the coding sequence ATGACACGTACATTTATTGCGCTTGAATTAGATGAATCCCTGCGGCATTTCCTGGGCCAGGTGATTGACCGCCTGGCCCGCCAGCTGCCTGCTGTGCGCTGGGTCGACCCCGCGGGGATTCATCTCACCCTCGCCTTTCTAGGTGAGCTTTCGGATGAACAATTGGCGGCAGCTGAACAGGCTGCCGCGGTGGCGGCACGACAAAGTATCCCATTTGAGCTACGTCTGAAAGACCTCGGCACCTTTGGTTTGCCTCGTCACCCACGCGTCATCTGGATGGGCATCGAAGAATCATCCGGTAACCTGGTTCGCCTGCATAGCACGCTGAATAGAGAACTGCTGCAGCGTGGATTCGAAGTCGATACGCGCCCATTCTCGCCTCACCTGACGCTCGCCCGTGTTAAACAACCACTGAATCCTACCGAACTGCAAACCTTGCAGCGCCTGCTCGCCGGAAAAGAATCCGCATCATCCTCATCTCGCCAATACATCCAACATTTGAGCGTCATGAAAAGCGAATTATCGCGGTCAGGGGCAAAATATACCTGTTTGCAAGCATCTGTGCTGGGCAATCAATCAGATCGTTCAGGGGAGAGCAATTGA
- a CDS encoding type I phosphomannose isomerase catalytic subunit, which yields MPVNDLYLHPIRLEASLHETIWGGRRLEQNGWKCLPAHKAIGESWETELNTIAQNEPYAGMTLKALVEELGTDLLGEQCVAMVGKRFPLLAKFIDANDKLSVQVHPDDEYAARFEQGKLGKTEFWYVLDAEPGATVVHGFKARTSRDEVQQAIESVRLEELLHHETVAAGDVIFVPAGTVHAIGAGVLLYEVQEYSDITYRMYDYGRKDAAGKTRELHIEQALNVSRYEQSPSVKVQPAIMAGGTGYTERCLVACPYFVTRELIFQHDTPHGYMKDKTRGSCIILSSLGAQGAIRYGKNFEYGEVFSPGQTIVVPAGLGEFCIEGPGRLLLSYVPEAQDEAWRLWRDRNTES from the coding sequence TTGCCAGTTAATGATCTTTATTTACATCCAATACGGCTAGAAGCTTCTTTACATGAGACAATCTGGGGTGGAAGACGACTGGAGCAGAATGGCTGGAAGTGCCTTCCAGCCCATAAGGCAATTGGGGAATCCTGGGAAACAGAACTGAATACGATTGCGCAGAACGAACCATACGCGGGAATGACGTTGAAGGCGCTGGTGGAGGAACTGGGCACAGACCTTCTGGGCGAGCAGTGCGTGGCGATGGTTGGTAAGCGTTTCCCCTTGCTGGCAAAGTTTATCGATGCTAACGATAAATTATCGGTACAGGTACACCCGGATGATGAGTATGCAGCGCGTTTTGAGCAGGGCAAACTGGGCAAGACGGAGTTCTGGTACGTGCTGGACGCGGAGCCGGGCGCGACGGTTGTACATGGCTTCAAGGCGCGTACATCACGAGATGAGGTGCAGCAGGCCATTGAAAGCGTGAGGCTGGAGGAACTGCTGCATCATGAAACAGTGGCAGCCGGCGATGTGATCTTTGTGCCAGCCGGGACGGTGCATGCGATTGGCGCGGGCGTGCTGCTGTACGAGGTGCAGGAATACTCTGATATCACCTATCGCATGTATGATTATGGGCGCAAAGATGCCGCGGGTAAAACGCGCGAACTGCATATCGAACAGGCTTTGAATGTTTCCCGCTATGAACAATCGCCCTCTGTGAAGGTACAACCTGCCATTATGGCGGGTGGCACAGGCTATACCGAACGCTGCCTGGTAGCATGTCCATATTTTGTAACTCGCGAACTGATCTTTCAACACGATACCCCTCACGGCTATATGAAGGATAAGACACGGGGCAGTTGCATTATTCTTTCCTCGCTTGGCGCGCAAGGAGCGATACGATACGGGAAGAATTTTGAATACGGTGAGGTTTTTTCGCCGGGACAGACAATAGTAGTGCCGGCTGGCCTGGGTGAATTTTGCATCGAGGGGCCTGGAAGGCTGTTGCTCTCTTACGTGCCGGAAGCGCAAGATGAGGCGTGGAGGTTGTGGAGAGACAGAAACACTGAAAGCTAA
- a CDS encoding thioredoxin domain-containing protein: MADPKDPAESYIDVTSQDFAEKVLSSQQMVVVDFSSGRSGSCQIFDPEFAAISKEYQGRVTFAKLDVDTNEDVTNQWNVDGIPTVIFFKNGQEINRIKGIVMRDKLRRQVEGTLLAS, from the coding sequence ATGGCAGACCCTAAAGACCCCGCAGAGAGTTACATTGATGTAACGAGCCAGGATTTTGCCGAAAAGGTGCTCAGCTCGCAACAAATGGTGGTGGTCGATTTTTCCTCAGGGAGGAGCGGCTCGTGCCAGATATTTGATCCAGAATTCGCGGCGATCAGCAAGGAGTACCAGGGGCGCGTGACTTTTGCCAAGCTGGATGTAGATACTAATGAAGATGTGACCAATCAGTGGAATGTGGATGGCATCCCGACGGTGATCTTCTTCAAGAATGGGCAGGAGATCAATCGCATTAAGGGGATCGTGATGCGCGATAAACTACGCCGCCAGGTTGAGGGTACCTTGCTTGCCAGTTAA
- a CDS encoding DNA repair helicase XPB, translated as MNPNNPIIVQSDRTILLEVDHPLHAEARDALAQFAELEKSPEHIHTYRLSPLSLWNAAAGGMNAQTILELLRQYSKYDIPSNIIVDIREYISRYGRLKLIREGEALLLISEDAALIAEVMHHRRTQPFLLRQLNSHTIQVDASRRGHIKQALIHIGFPAEDLAGYTDGSPLPMKLLPVTAEGKAFAPRAYQYAASAAFYAGGAPSGGSGVVVLPCGAGKTIVGLATMSDIQRATLILTPNTIAVRQWIQEILDKTDIPPELVGEYTGDRKEICPITVSTYQILTYRKHGVNGKRKGPESEEISEDDYPHFALFTSYDWGLIIYDEVHLLPAPVFRITAEIQARRRLGLTATLVREDGREADVFSLIGPKKYDVPWRELERQGWIATAECHEIRVGMNEDEQLNYAVAEEREKYRLAAENPAKLSITRHLAERHIDDQVLIIGQYIDQLKLLAEELDAPLLTGKTTNAQREKLYEQFRRGEIKRMVVSKVANFAIDLPDANVAIQVSGTFGSRQEEAQRLGRILRPKQDGGLAYFYSIVTRDTRDQEFSANRQLFLTEQGYRYVIEDAEELLLNA; from the coding sequence ATGAATCCAAATAACCCTATCATTGTACAGAGCGACCGCACCATCTTGTTGGAAGTCGATCATCCATTACACGCCGAGGCAAGAGATGCGCTGGCACAGTTCGCGGAACTGGAAAAATCGCCCGAACACATCCATACCTACCGGCTTTCACCCCTCTCGCTCTGGAACGCTGCAGCCGGGGGTATGAATGCGCAAACAATTCTTGAATTGCTGCGGCAGTACAGCAAATATGATATTCCCTCAAACATTATCGTGGATATTCGTGAATATATCAGTCGCTACGGGCGTCTCAAATTGATTCGTGAGGGTGAGGCGCTGCTGCTGATTTCCGAAGATGCGGCCTTGATTGCTGAGGTGATGCATCACAGGCGCACGCAACCTTTCTTGCTGCGCCAGCTGAATAGCCATACGATCCAGGTCGATGCGTCGCGGCGGGGGCATATCAAGCAGGCGCTGATTCATATTGGTTTCCCGGCTGAAGACCTGGCAGGCTATACCGATGGCTCGCCGCTTCCTATGAAACTGCTGCCGGTCACAGCCGAGGGAAAAGCTTTCGCGCCGCGCGCCTACCAGTACGCGGCCTCGGCGGCATTTTACGCGGGTGGCGCTCCTAGCGGCGGCAGCGGAGTGGTGGTGCTGCCATGTGGTGCGGGCAAAACGATTGTGGGCCTGGCCACGATGAGCGATATACAGCGGGCCACATTGATCCTTACCCCCAATACAATCGCGGTACGCCAGTGGATTCAAGAAATCCTGGACAAGACCGACATACCGCCGGAGCTGGTCGGCGAATATACGGGAGACCGCAAAGAAATATGCCCGATTACCGTCAGCACCTACCAGATTCTGACGTATCGCAAGCACGGCGTGAATGGTAAAAGGAAAGGGCCGGAGAGTGAGGAGATTTCAGAGGATGATTACCCGCATTTCGCGCTCTTTACCAGCTACGATTGGGGCCTGATCATCTATGACGAGGTACACCTGCTGCCCGCACCGGTTTTCCGCATTACGGCGGAAATCCAGGCACGCCGCCGCCTCGGCCTGACGGCGACACTGGTGCGTGAAGATGGGCGCGAGGCAGATGTATTCAGCCTCATTGGGCCGAAGAAGTATGATGTGCCCTGGCGCGAATTAGAGCGGCAGGGATGGATCGCGACTGCCGAATGCCACGAGATTCGGGTGGGCATGAACGAGGACGAACAACTGAATTACGCAGTGGCGGAAGAACGCGAAAAATACCGGCTGGCCGCGGAGAATCCGGCCAAGCTGAGCATTACACGACACCTGGCGGAACGACACATCGATGACCAGGTGCTGATTATTGGTCAGTATATTGACCAGTTGAAGCTGCTGGCGGAGGAACTGGATGCGCCGCTGCTAACCGGGAAGACTACCAACGCGCAGCGTGAAAAACTGTATGAGCAATTCCGGCGTGGTGAAATCAAGCGTATGGTGGTAAGCAAGGTGGCAAATTTCGCCATCGATCTACCCGACGCGAATGTCGCGATCCAGGTATCAGGTACTTTTGGCTCGCGCCAGGAGGAGGCACAGCGGCTGGGGCGCATCCTGCGCCCGAAGCAGGATGGTGGGCTGGCTTACTTCTATTCTATCGTGACACGCGATACGCGCGACCAGGAATTTTCGGCCAATCGCCAACTCTTCTTGACGGAGCAAGGATACCGGTATGTAATAGAGGATGCGGAAGAATTGCTCCTGAACGCCTGA
- a CDS encoding alpha/beta fold hydrolase: MTSLPAGEASGEPVERPITFQSKGQPSFLLEGVLHKAARVENAPLIVLCHPQPASSDMNDVLTVALARQLAAAGMMALRFNFRGVGKSQGQPTDGRLEPLDLAGAVDCLLAQPGGNPAKVGIIGHGFGAYIALLYAPFDVRVRTVVAISVPLFRAEGGLPKAFERPKLFVTSEFDELCPLYKLEPFVEQLKGPKGIKVIMGARHLMRNYEEAAVTTILKYIQAWANMPGV; the protein is encoded by the coding sequence ATGACCTCATTGCCAGCCGGGGAAGCTTCAGGAGAGCCTGTGGAGAGACCGATCACCTTTCAGAGTAAGGGCCAGCCTTCATTTCTCCTGGAAGGAGTACTCCATAAAGCTGCACGGGTGGAAAATGCGCCGTTAATTGTTTTGTGCCACCCGCAACCGGCCAGCAGCGATATGAACGATGTATTGACGGTCGCACTGGCACGGCAGCTGGCTGCTGCCGGGATGATGGCGTTGCGATTCAATTTTCGTGGGGTAGGCAAAAGCCAGGGGCAACCAACAGATGGACGCCTGGAGCCACTCGACCTTGCCGGAGCGGTCGATTGTCTACTGGCACAGCCGGGGGGAAATCCGGCCAAGGTTGGCATTATTGGCCACGGTTTTGGCGCATATATCGCTCTTCTTTACGCGCCATTCGATGTTCGCGTACGGACGGTTGTAGCGATTAGCGTGCCACTTTTCAGGGCAGAGGGTGGACTTCCTAAAGCATTCGAGCGCCCGAAGTTGTTCGTCACGAGCGAATTTGACGAGCTTTGCCCGCTCTATAAACTGGAACCGTTTGTCGAGCAACTCAAAGGTCCTAAGGGTATTAAAGTAATTATGGGGGCGCGCCACCTGATGCGCAATTATGAAGAGGCAGCAGTAACGACCATTTTGAAATATATTCAGGCATGGGCGAATATGCCGGGAGTCTAG